A window from Flavobacterium gyeonganense encodes these proteins:
- a CDS encoding alpha-L-fucosidase, producing the protein MRTKNLFTILFLLQLSIYAQDKNPIPAVPTPLAVNSVPMGDLETFPEVKLDLPITKGPFEPTWESIEKNYPGEPDWLRDAKFGIWVHFGPQAAGESGDWYARNLYKKDKVAYQNQIKKYGHPSESGYKEVLRDWNPTKLDPEKLTKIYKDAGARFLMIQGVHHDNYDLWNSKYQPWNSVNIGPKRDLIGEWAKACKAAGMRYGVTFHHEYTWWWWQTAFGSDKEGAKKGIPYDGHLTLADGKGKWWEGYDPKMLYGIDLREYKGVEQNAHTDWSPPPAGIFSNHLEYAKWYTTNWALRMMDVVKNYDPDFIYTDGTVQGPFTGDGTGTGIKANAMQSVMADFYNTALQRRGKVNTFSIVKFRHKTNGTVNTEEFGIPAEIKKDQPWIAEAPVGDWFYAPDFTYDSGMMIRYIIEAIARDGNAAICISLLPDGSINEESQKMLKEVGNWMHINGEGVYGSHAWVIPAEGEMVNGKLKMLPGGKLGQNQAEFKFNNQDIRFTVGKNKKLYAFCMNVPAPNSQIKIKCLAKNEKNYGKKIVTVKLLGYKGKLKWTQSDEGLVITCPQNMPFNTAIAFEIQ; encoded by the coding sequence ATGAGAACAAAAAATTTATTCACGATATTATTTTTACTTCAGTTGAGTATTTATGCTCAGGATAAAAATCCTATACCTGCTGTACCAACTCCATTAGCTGTTAATAGTGTTCCAATGGGAGATTTGGAAACATTTCCAGAAGTAAAATTAGATTTGCCCATTACAAAAGGGCCTTTTGAGCCTACCTGGGAATCTATAGAGAAAAATTATCCTGGTGAGCCTGATTGGCTTCGTGATGCAAAGTTTGGAATATGGGTTCATTTTGGACCACAAGCAGCCGGAGAAAGTGGGGATTGGTATGCACGTAACCTTTATAAAAAGGATAAAGTAGCTTATCAAAACCAGATCAAAAAGTATGGTCATCCTTCGGAATCAGGATATAAAGAAGTTTTGCGTGACTGGAATCCAACAAAGCTGGATCCTGAAAAACTTACAAAAATTTACAAAGATGCTGGTGCACGTTTTTTAATGATTCAGGGTGTGCATCATGATAATTACGATTTATGGAATTCTAAGTACCAGCCATGGAATTCGGTAAATATTGGTCCTAAGAGAGATTTGATTGGTGAATGGGCAAAAGCCTGTAAAGCAGCCGGAATGCGATATGGAGTGACTTTTCATCATGAGTATACATGGTGGTGGTGGCAAACAGCATTTGGAAGTGATAAAGAGGGAGCTAAAAAAGGAATTCCTTATGATGGTCATCTTACTCTTGCCGATGGTAAAGGAAAATGGTGGGAAGGATATGATCCTAAAATGCTTTATGGTATCGATTTAAGAGAATACAAAGGTGTAGAGCAAAATGCTCATACAGATTGGTCACCGCCACCAGCAGGAATTTTTAGTAATCATTTGGAATATGCGAAATGGTATACGACAAATTGGGCTTTAAGAATGATGGATGTTGTAAAAAATTACGATCCTGATTTTATTTATACTGATGGAACTGTTCAGGGACCATTTACCGGCGATGGAACAGGAACAGGTATAAAAGCAAATGCAATGCAGAGCGTTATGGCCGATTTTTATAATACTGCTTTGCAACGCCGCGGAAAAGTAAATACTTTTAGTATAGTTAAGTTTCGTCACAAAACTAATGGTACAGTAAATACAGAGGAATTTGGTATTCCGGCAGAGATTAAAAAAGACCAGCCGTGGATTGCCGAAGCTCCTGTGGGAGACTGGTTTTATGCGCCGGATTTTACCTATGATTCCGGAATGATGATTCGTTACATAATTGAAGCCATTGCACGTGATGGAAATGCTGCAATATGTATTTCTCTATTGCCTGACGGTTCTATTAATGAAGAGAGTCAAAAGATGCTGAAAGAAGTAGGCAACTGGATGCATATTAATGGAGAAGGTGTTTATGGAAGCCATGCCTGGGTCATTCCTGCTGAAGGAGAAATGGTTAATGGAAAATTGAAAATGCTCCCAGGAGGAAAATTAGGCCAAAACCAGGCTGAATTCAAATTTAATAATCAGGATATCCGATTTACAGTAGGTAAAAACAAAAAACTATATGCTTTTTGCATGAATGTACCAGCTCCGAATAGTCAAATAAAAATTAAGTGTCTTGCTAAAAATGAAAAGAATTATGGGAAAAAAATTGTGACTGTTAAGTTGCTGGGCTATAAAGGCAAATTAAAATGGACACAAAGCGATGAAGGTTTAGTAATTACATGTCCTCAAAATATGCCATTTAACACAGCAATAGCTTTTGAAATACAATAA
- a CDS encoding RagB/SusD family nutrient uptake outer membrane protein, translating to MKGVNELWPIPQSERNVNTKLTQNTGYPN from the coding sequence GTGAAAGGGGTAAATGAATTATGGCCTATCCCTCAGTCAGAAAGAAATGTCAATACTAAATTGACTCAAAATACCGGATATCCTAATTAA
- a CDS encoding universal stress protein — protein MKKIIFPTDFSEAATNAFVHALEFAKVVNAELVLLHTFEIPVYDSQFFPENYAAIYSSIELANFEMFKDEIPKLKTIAMERNLEEIVIKHRLMDGDLLYNLKNAVEEEKADFVIMGTNGISDWTTFFTGSNTSSVISGVDVPVLCVPIDAKFKKIKVIGFTTRYREKDKKELRKVLKIAKKTNAKVRSLYVKTSESDVAPETIKEWEVEFANENVEFLVLPSDDVKETILDFVLYKDVDVLTTITHKRSFFESLFTSSFSKKITKEVSIPVLIMHND, from the coding sequence ATGAAAAAGATAATATTCCCAACCGATTTTTCTGAAGCAGCAACAAATGCATTTGTACATGCGTTAGAGTTTGCCAAAGTCGTCAACGCCGAACTTGTTCTACTGCATACCTTCGAAATTCCCGTATATGACAGCCAGTTTTTTCCTGAAAATTATGCCGCTATCTACAGTTCTATAGAGCTGGCTAATTTTGAGATGTTTAAGGATGAGATTCCTAAACTGAAAACTATTGCAATGGAAAGAAATTTAGAAGAAATTGTTATCAAGCATCGTTTGATGGATGGTGATTTGCTTTATAACTTAAAAAATGCTGTAGAAGAGGAAAAAGCAGATTTTGTTATTATGGGTACAAACGGAATTTCTGACTGGACTACCTTCTTTACAGGCTCTAATACTAGTTCAGTCATTTCAGGTGTGGATGTTCCGGTTTTATGTGTGCCGATAGATGCTAAATTCAAAAAAATAAAAGTTATCGGATTTACTACCCGTTATCGCGAAAAAGATAAAAAAGAATTGAGGAAGGTATTGAAAATAGCTAAAAAAACGAATGCTAAAGTCCGAAGCTTGTACGTTAAAACCTCTGAATCTGATGTGGCTCCCGAAACCATTAAAGAGTGGGAGGTTGAGTTTGCCAATGAAAATGTAGAATTTTTAGTATTGCCAAGTGATGATGTTAAAGAGACTATACTTGACTTTGTGCTGTACAAAGATGTTGACGTTTTGACAACTATTACACATAAAAGATCTTTTTTTGAAAGTCTTTTTACCTCCAGCTTTAGTAAAAAAATAACAAAAGAAGTTTCTATTCCGGTTTTAATAATGCATAATGACTAA
- a CDS encoding MutS-related protein — MDYYKNRFSHYTDLLNKTSKKFNTISLLRLLSIFIFLFLMFYYIKKDEVIYLIGALLFFAGFLFLMRIHWRLSFQKKLLTALLKINENEISFLKREKLPFENGFEFNDFHHPYAYDLDIFGEHSLFQNLNRTATFIGKKTLANQFLKLNSNEVILQNQKAIKELASKTDWRQEFNALGIVSHDNKDCYDSLMHWKSFRNNSLPKVLDVLSIVLPTLFLGFLTAYFITSKTILLSYVTYIFIANLIVLGRVTKRIQSEIAKADNIDKIIKQYGLLVEKIELEKFESEKLIDLQNQLIFKNTSASLHLKQLSELFSRMDTISNLVTATLFNGSFLFNLHVLRALLKWKYDYADQLEKWIDVIGEFESLSSLANLAYNNPDFVFPEINSEYKIGFKNLSHPLLNPVSRVGNDTHFYPESFMILTGSNMSGKSTFLRSLGVNMVLGGIGSVVCASEAKIHPLPVLVSMRLSDSLADSESYFFAEIKRLKQIMDALEEKPAFVLLDEILRGTNSDDKRNGTIEVVKKVIAKNAIGAIATHDIEVCLTTNEYPEILTNQCFEVEIKDNDLHFDYKLRSGICKNKSATFLMQKMGVI, encoded by the coding sequence ATGGACTATTATAAAAACAGGTTTTCCCACTATACAGATTTATTAAACAAAACCAGCAAAAAGTTTAACACCATCAGTCTTCTAAGGCTTTTAAGTATTTTTATTTTTTTGTTTCTGATGTTTTATTACATCAAAAAAGATGAAGTTATATACTTAATTGGTGCGTTATTGTTTTTTGCTGGTTTTCTTTTTTTAATGCGAATTCATTGGCGTTTATCCTTTCAGAAAAAACTTTTAACGGCACTTTTAAAAATCAATGAAAACGAAATTTCTTTCCTGAAAAGAGAAAAACTTCCTTTTGAAAATGGTTTTGAGTTCAATGATTTTCATCATCCTTATGCCTACGATCTGGATATCTTTGGAGAACATTCATTATTTCAGAATTTAAACAGAACGGCAACTTTTATAGGGAAAAAAACATTAGCAAATCAATTCTTGAAATTGAATTCTAATGAAGTTATACTTCAAAATCAGAAGGCAATAAAAGAACTTGCTTCAAAAACAGACTGGCGTCAGGAATTTAATGCACTGGGAATTGTCAGTCATGACAATAAAGATTGTTATGATTCATTAATGCATTGGAAATCATTTAGAAATAATTCGTTACCTAAAGTTTTGGATGTATTATCAATTGTTTTGCCAACGTTGTTTTTAGGTTTCCTTACAGCTTATTTTATTACTTCAAAAACGATTCTGCTCTCCTATGTGACTTATATATTTATTGCGAATCTGATTGTTTTAGGAAGGGTAACAAAACGTATTCAGTCTGAAATCGCCAAAGCAGATAATATCGATAAAATCATCAAACAATATGGTCTTTTGGTTGAGAAGATTGAACTGGAAAAATTTGAGTCTGAAAAATTAATTGATTTGCAAAACCAGCTAATCTTTAAAAATACATCAGCCAGTTTACATTTAAAACAGCTTTCAGAATTGTTTTCCCGTATGGATACAATTAGCAACCTTGTGACTGCTACTCTTTTTAACGGAAGTTTTTTATTCAATCTTCATGTGCTAAGAGCTCTTTTGAAGTGGAAATACGATTATGCTGACCAGCTTGAAAAATGGATTGATGTAATCGGGGAGTTCGAATCTTTGAGTAGTCTTGCTAATCTGGCGTATAATAATCCTGATTTTGTTTTTCCTGAAATCAATTCGGAGTATAAAATCGGATTTAAAAATCTGAGTCATCCGTTATTAAATCCGGTGAGCAGAGTAGGGAATGACACGCATTTTTATCCGGAATCGTTTATGATTTTAACGGGGTCCAATATGTCCGGAAAAAGTACTTTTTTAAGAAGTCTTGGTGTGAATATGGTTTTAGGAGGAATAGGATCAGTTGTCTGTGCTTCAGAAGCAAAAATTCACCCACTTCCAGTTTTAGTTTCGATGCGATTGTCAGATTCTTTAGCAGATAGTGAGTCCTATTTTTTTGCTGAAATAAAGCGTTTAAAACAAATTATGGATGCATTAGAAGAAAAACCGGCTTTTGTTCTATTGGATGAAATTTTAAGAGGAACCAACTCAGATGACAAACGAAACGGAACAATTGAAGTAGTTAAAAAGGTCATTGCTAAAAATGCCATTGGTGCCATTGCAACGCACGATATCGAAGTTTGTCTGACCACAAATGAATATCCTGAAATTTTGACTAATCAGTGTTTTGAAGTCGAAATAAAAGACAATGATTTGCACTTTGATTACAAACTTCGAAGCGGAATCTGTAAAAATAAAAGTGCTACTTTTTTAATGCAAAAGATGGGGGTTATTTAA
- the mnmE gene encoding tRNA uridine-5-carboxymethylaminomethyl(34) synthesis GTPase MnmE: MIHQDSIVALATPSGAGAIAVIRISGAKAISIGNSVFKSVKNKDLTKQKTHTLHLGHIVDDSKTLDEVLVSVFKGPNSYTGEDTIEISCHGSTYIQQQIIQLLLRKGCRMADAGEFTLRAFLNGKLDLSQAEAVADLISSDNEASHQIAMQQMRGGFSNEIAKLREELLNFASLIELELDFAEEDVEFADRTQFNELLNRIEFVLKRLIDSFAVGNVIKNGIPVAIVGEPNVGKSTLLNALLNEERAIVSDIAGTTRDTIEDELVIGGIAFRFIDTAGIRETKDVVESIGIKKTFEKIDQAQVVIYLFDGLKFKSSSSEFINEIEQIKNKYPLKPLLIVVNKKDILSEEDALNISYKLENLNAKLLLLSAKNKIGIDELKNELLSFVNTGALRNNETIITNTRHYDSLLKALDEIQKVKFGLESNLSSDLIALDIKEALYQFGLITGQVSNDELLGNIFANFCIGK; the protein is encoded by the coding sequence ATGATACATCAAGATTCTATAGTCGCCCTGGCTACTCCATCCGGAGCAGGGGCTATTGCCGTAATTCGTATTTCAGGTGCTAAAGCTATTTCTATTGGAAATTCAGTTTTTAAATCTGTAAAAAATAAAGATTTAACAAAGCAAAAAACACATACGCTGCATTTAGGCCACATTGTCGATGATTCAAAAACTTTGGATGAAGTGCTCGTATCTGTTTTTAAAGGACCTAATTCATACACAGGTGAGGATACTATCGAAATATCATGTCATGGTTCAACCTATATTCAGCAGCAAATTATTCAGTTATTATTGAGAAAAGGCTGCCGAATGGCTGATGCGGGTGAGTTTACACTGAGAGCCTTCCTAAACGGAAAACTGGATTTATCGCAGGCAGAAGCCGTTGCCGATTTGATTTCGTCTGATAACGAAGCTTCTCACCAAATTGCCATGCAGCAGATGCGTGGCGGTTTTAGTAATGAAATTGCAAAATTACGAGAAGAGCTTTTGAATTTTGCATCGTTAATTGAACTGGAATTGGATTTTGCAGAAGAAGATGTTGAATTTGCTGACCGGACACAATTTAACGAATTATTAAACCGAATTGAATTTGTTTTAAAACGATTAATTGATTCATTTGCCGTTGGCAACGTTATTAAAAATGGAATTCCGGTTGCTATTGTTGGAGAACCAAACGTTGGCAAATCGACTTTATTGAATGCTTTACTAAACGAAGAGCGCGCAATTGTTTCTGATATTGCCGGAACAACCCGTGATACCATTGAAGATGAACTGGTGATTGGCGGAATCGCATTCAGATTTATCGATACTGCGGGAATTCGCGAAACAAAAGATGTTGTAGAAAGTATTGGAATCAAAAAAACATTCGAAAAAATTGATCAGGCACAGGTTGTCATTTATTTGTTTGATGGCTTGAAATTCAAATCATCCAGTTCAGAGTTTATCAATGAAATTGAACAGATTAAAAACAAATACCCTTTAAAACCTTTACTGATAGTTGTAAATAAAAAAGATATTTTATCCGAGGAGGATGCTTTAAACATTAGTTACAAACTCGAAAACTTAAATGCGAAACTTTTATTACTATCTGCAAAAAACAAAATTGGTATCGACGAATTAAAGAATGAATTATTGTCATTTGTAAACACAGGAGCATTACGTAATAATGAAACTATTATCACAAATACAAGACATTATGATTCTTTATTGAAAGCTTTGGATGAAATACAAAAAGTAAAATTTGGACTGGAAAGCAATCTTTCCAGCGACCTAATTGCACTGGATATAAAAGAAGCTTTGTACCAATTCGGGCTGATTACAGGTCAGGTCTCAAACGATGAATTACTCGGGAATATTTTCGCTAATTTCTGCATTGGAAAATAG
- a CDS encoding RagB/SusD family nutrient uptake outer membrane protein produces the protein MIINIKQYRNIRSLALMICLFALVVSNSACSDDFFDKNPLDKVSDATFWKTEEDAKLALVGCYKTDGAWSGEDFWSARGVMFLDFMAGLGSEKEKIPDQFTNGTLNPSYWAVESYWANTYRKITTCNNFLSRIDAIEMDANLKAIMKSEVRTIRAYQYFNLAFFFSDVPFTTKVLTVEEANSIPRTPKSQIMDFVEKELEESAAGLPAIRPTSEDGRITSGAALAILGRVQMANKKWSPAAVTYKKIIDSQAYSLVPSFRTMFNVVNEVNKEFILTSQYQQDVYGHVITQYLYPETYGGWHQFSPYNELVKQYQCTDGLSVEESPLFDPANPYDNRDPRLDYTIMISDRTVFKGVTYVSRPGTNSPDRFNRYDWSGYSINKFMDPSFDGNLMNYGGNWCIIRYAEVLLSYLESKLEASEAIDQSLLDETINKVRARADVNMPAITTTNPSELREKIRVEREVEFAFEGLHYYDILRWGIAAEKLNRQFTGMKLTNDPANYTAFKVDEEGYLIYQKEIL, from the coding sequence ATGATTATTAATATTAAACAGTATAGAAACATTAGAAGCCTGGCTCTAATGATTTGCTTATTTGCACTAGTTGTGTCAAATAGTGCTTGTTCTGATGATTTCTTTGATAAAAACCCGTTAGATAAAGTTTCAGATGCTACTTTTTGGAAAACAGAAGAGGATGCAAAATTAGCATTGGTGGGATGTTATAAAACTGATGGTGCATGGAGTGGAGAAGATTTTTGGTCAGCAAGAGGTGTTATGTTTCTTGATTTTATGGCAGGTTTAGGTTCTGAAAAAGAAAAAATTCCAGATCAATTTACTAATGGAACTTTAAATCCGTCTTATTGGGCAGTAGAATCATATTGGGCAAATACGTACAGAAAAATTACTACCTGCAATAATTTTTTATCCAGGATTGATGCTATCGAAATGGATGCAAATCTAAAAGCCATTATGAAAAGTGAGGTGAGAACTATTCGTGCATATCAATATTTCAATTTAGCCTTTTTCTTCTCTGATGTGCCATTTACTACCAAGGTTTTAACTGTTGAAGAAGCTAATAGTATTCCAAGAACTCCAAAATCTCAAATCATGGATTTTGTTGAAAAGGAGTTGGAGGAAAGTGCTGCTGGTTTGCCTGCAATAAGACCAACTTCTGAAGACGGACGTATCACTTCCGGGGCAGCTTTGGCAATTTTAGGACGAGTACAAATGGCGAATAAAAAATGGAGTCCGGCAGCTGTTACTTATAAAAAAATTATAGATAGTCAGGCCTACAGTTTAGTACCTAGTTTTAGAACAATGTTTAATGTTGTTAATGAGGTAAACAAAGAGTTTATTCTTACTTCTCAGTATCAGCAGGATGTGTATGGACATGTCATTACGCAGTATTTGTATCCGGAAACATATGGCGGATGGCATCAATTTTCTCCTTACAATGAATTAGTTAAACAGTATCAATGTACTGATGGTTTAAGTGTTGAAGAATCACCTTTGTTTGATCCGGCAAATCCTTATGATAACAGAGATCCAAGGTTAGATTATACTATTATGATTTCGGATAGAACAGTTTTTAAAGGCGTAACTTATGTAAGTAGACCAGGAACAAACTCTCCTGATAGATTCAATAGATATGATTGGAGTGGTTATTCTATTAATAAATTTATGGATCCGTCATTTGATGGAAATTTAATGAATTATGGAGGAAACTGGTGTATTATTCGTTATGCCGAAGTATTACTGAGTTATTTAGAGTCTAAATTAGAAGCAAGCGAAGCTATAGACCAATCTTTGTTAGACGAAACTATCAACAAAGTAAGAGCAAGAGCAGATGTAAATATGCCGGCAATAACAACTACTAATCCCAGTGAATTGAGAGAGAAAATTAGAGTCGAACGTGAGGTAGAGTTTGCCTTTGAAGGACTTCACTATTATGATATCTTAAGATGGGGAATCGCTGCAGAAAAATTGAATCGTCAGTTTACAGGCATGAAGTTAACCAATGATCCGGCTAATTACACTGCCTTTAAAGTTGATGAAGAAGGCTATTTAATTTATCAAAAAGAAATTTTGTGA
- a CDS encoding tail fiber protein, protein MLTRLTILLFFILTSSINAQIYTPSGTIQGSSWNNDIGIGTNNPTAKLHINNGDNSYGAILANANEFPFSLYTKTFNTVPYLESFRIGLKYLENENNGFISFYRGGSVSGGFLGFSTDGIERIRISDIGNVGIGTSSPIGKLQIDYDPVSQVGILLNNNTGSTVGSGNIQFADNGTLKWNLTTNASNDFFLYNQDGPGQGANLFIKKSNGNVGIGTTNPTKKLEIYSNANTTLKIANGNPAAFPTEIHLGGNPDFTKSAIISAPNAAGWYRQDLFFCLANGNDTSSVGLSDAAMVIKSYNAGKFGNVGIGTIAPDEKLTVKGKIHAEEVKIDLSVPAPDYVFRDDYKLKTLQEVEDYIKKNSHLPEIPSAKEIEKNGLMLAEMNMSLLKKLRN, encoded by the coding sequence ATGTTAACCAGACTTACAATTTTATTATTTTTTATTTTAACTTCATCAATTAATGCACAAATTTATACCCCAAGCGGTACAATACAAGGCTCTTCGTGGAATAATGACATTGGAATAGGAACAAATAATCCTACTGCTAAACTACATATCAATAACGGAGATAATTCATATGGAGCTATTCTTGCAAATGCAAATGAATTTCCTTTTTCATTGTACACAAAGACATTTAATACAGTTCCTTATTTAGAATCTTTTAGGATAGGATTAAAATATCTGGAAAATGAAAATAATGGTTTTATCTCTTTTTATAGAGGAGGTAGTGTATCAGGAGGTTTTTTAGGATTTTCAACTGATGGAATAGAGAGAATTCGTATTTCTGATATTGGAAATGTTGGTATCGGTACAAGTTCACCAATAGGTAAATTACAAATAGATTACGATCCAGTTTCACAAGTTGGGATATTACTAAACAATAACACAGGGTCTACTGTTGGTTCGGGAAATATTCAATTTGCTGATAATGGTACACTCAAATGGAATTTAACTACAAATGCAAGTAATGATTTCTTTCTATATAATCAAGATGGCCCAGGACAAGGGGCAAATTTATTTATTAAAAAGTCAAATGGAAATGTTGGTATTGGAACAACAAATCCAACAAAAAAATTAGAAATATACAGCAACGCAAATACTACATTAAAAATAGCCAATGGAAATCCTGCAGCATTTCCGACCGAAATACATCTGGGAGGAAACCCTGATTTTACAAAATCAGCTATAATATCTGCTCCAAATGCTGCAGGATGGTATCGACAGGATTTGTTTTTTTGTCTGGCAAATGGAAATGACACTTCATCAGTTGGACTTTCAGATGCTGCAATGGTGATTAAAAGCTACAATGCAGGGAAATTTGGAAATGTAGGCATTGGTACAATAGCTCCAGATGAAAAACTTACTGTAAAAGGAAAAATACATGCAGAAGAGGTAAAAATTGATTTATCAGTCCCTGCGCCGGATTATGTGTTTAGAGATGATTATAAGCTTAAAACTTTACAGGAAGTTGAAGATTACATCAAAAAGAATAGTCATTTGCCTGAAATTCCATCGGCCAAGGAAATTGAAAAAAATGGCTTAATGCTGGCAGAAATGAATATGAGTTTGTTGAAAAAATTGAGGAACTGA
- a CDS encoding HIT family protein: MIKVADLKVSQLFLFKEQSYTGRLNVVYKDHAVEFYELSDEQRNLFMEDVATTAKAIAKTFNPDKINYGAFSDTLSHLHIHIVPKYKDGYGFGSVFEMNPQKTYLSDAEYNVVIDKIKANL; this comes from the coding sequence ATGATAAAAGTTGCCGATTTAAAAGTATCCCAGCTTTTCCTTTTTAAAGAACAGTCCTACACAGGCCGCTTAAATGTAGTGTATAAAGATCATGCTGTTGAATTTTATGAATTGAGCGATGAGCAACGTAATTTATTCATGGAAGATGTCGCAACAACTGCAAAAGCTATTGCGAAGACTTTTAATCCTGATAAAATCAATTACGGTGCTTTTAGTGACACCTTATCTCACTTACACATACACATTGTTCCTAAATACAAAGACGGTTACGGATTTGGAAGTGTTTTTGAAATGAACCCACAAAAAACTTATTTATCTGATGCTGAATATAATGTTGTTATAGATAAAATTAAAGCGAATTTGTAA